A genomic segment from Wolbachia endosymbiont of Ctenocephalides felis wCfeF encodes:
- a CDS encoding Ubiquinol-cytochrome c reductase iron-sulfur subunit, whose protein sequence is MDKKLNKNKKSLADKKAKEASSVKDLTKNKSRRDFITLTTCAMAGIGAASGLWPLVKSMNPSAEVLAMSTVEVNLSDIQEGQGKKVKWQGKPVFIRRRTKQEIEAARTVDVKNLRDPQPDEQRVCKGKDEWLIMVGICTHLGCVPVDHATKDGNGWFCPCHGSYYDTSGRVIGGPAPKNMAIPDYFFPSENVVIIGKKA, encoded by the coding sequence ATGGACAAAAAATTAAATAAAAATAAAAAATCGTTGGCAGACAAGAAGGCTAAAGAGGCATCTTCTGTTAAAGACCTCACTAAAAATAAGAGTAGAAGAGATTTTATAACATTAACTACATGTGCTATGGCAGGTATAGGAGCTGCAAGTGGACTTTGGCCACTAGTTAAGTCTATGAACCCTTCCGCTGAAGTTTTAGCGATGTCTACGGTCGAGGTTAATCTATCTGATATTCAAGAAGGGCAAGGGAAAAAAGTAAAATGGCAAGGTAAACCGGTATTTATTCGCAGACGTACGAAACAAGAGATTGAGGCGGCAAGAACAGTTGATGTAAAAAATTTGCGAGATCCCCAGCCGGATGAGCAAAGAGTATGCAAAGGAAAAGATGAGTGGTTAATTATGGTTGGAATATGTACCCATCTTGGGTGTGTGCCGGTTGATCATGCTACAAAAGACGGCAACGGCTGGTTCTGCCCTTGCCATGGCTCATATTATGATACATCAGGTCGAGTAATTGGGGGGCCTGCACCAAAAAATATGGCTATACCTGATTATTTTTTCCCAAGTGAAAATGTTGTGATAATTGGCAAAAAGGCTTAA
- a CDS encoding DNA gyrase subunit A, with product MQDNIVPVSIVKELEDSYLSYAMSVIISRAIPDVRDGFKPVHRRILYAMSRAGYDAGKPYKKAARIVGDVMGKYHPHGDMAIYDSLVRMAQNFSLLLPLIDGQGNFGSIDGDPPASMRYTEARLHKVSHFLLNDIDEDTVDFRPNYDGNETEPVVLPAEFPNLLVNGASGVAVGMATNIPSHNLGEVIDACMLYIDNPEVTLDELLEVVPGPDFPTGGTILGRSGIRSAFATGRGSIVVQGKTHIEDLPQDRQAIVIDEIPYQVNKVKLIEKIGELVKEKKIDGITEIRDESDKSGIRVVIDLRKNTAADFILNQILGLTPLRSSFSVNTLVLSNNRPALMSLKGIIAAFVDFRKEVLIRRTEFRLRKTRERAHIYIGLYIAVLSIDEVIKIIRGAKDPEEASKELLNKEWKTSAEINTIISLISDSESFLKDGVYRLTELQTKAILDMKLQRLTGLEKGKLEAELNSMISLIKEYIAFLGSEEKLMKEIKNNLQEIKNRFAVPRKTSIEESDVDIEAEDLIPQEDMVVTVTMNGYIKRVKLSHYRTQRRGGKGKLGQGLKEEDVTTKLFVGNTHTSLLFFSNIGRVYRLKVYKLPLAEPTARGRALVNVFPLTEGETITNIMPLPSENDENQNIVFATAHGNIRRNSLADFHYIPSNGKIAIKLDEGDKLVSVKVCNEIDHVLLSTTLGKSIRFVVSDVRQFKSRNSDGVRGIKLVKSDSVISMTILNGIGVTTETKELYLKVPLAKRLEAATNNAVDSKLEKTLNDLGIDSELFLKLAMNEEFILTITENGFGKRTSAYEYRVTNRGGVGITNILTTSRNGSVVASFPVEQGDNIMLITDKGKLIRISVDDIRITGRSTQGVTLFKTESKEKVVSAAKIEDPGSTEDSTSEEVGNSVSSEL from the coding sequence ATGCAAGACAACATAGTACCAGTTTCAATAGTGAAAGAGCTGGAAGATTCTTATCTCTCTTACGCAATGAGCGTGATCATAAGCCGGGCTATACCTGACGTGCGCGATGGGTTTAAACCTGTTCATAGGCGCATATTATATGCAATGTCAAGGGCAGGGTACGATGCTGGTAAGCCATATAAAAAGGCAGCTCGTATAGTTGGGGACGTAATGGGGAAATATCACCCACACGGTGACATGGCTATTTATGACTCCTTGGTCAGAATGGCTCAAAATTTCTCTCTTCTTTTACCACTTATTGATGGACAAGGTAATTTTGGTTCAATAGATGGAGATCCACCAGCTTCGATGCGATATACAGAAGCAAGGCTCCACAAAGTGTCGCATTTTTTATTGAATGATATCGATGAAGATACTGTTGACTTTAGGCCAAACTACGATGGAAATGAAACAGAGCCAGTTGTACTACCTGCAGAGTTTCCGAATCTATTGGTAAACGGTGCAAGTGGTGTTGCAGTTGGTATGGCAACCAACATTCCTTCTCATAACCTTGGTGAGGTAATTGATGCCTGCATGTTATATATAGACAATCCTGAAGTAACTTTAGATGAATTGCTTGAAGTGGTGCCAGGGCCGGATTTTCCAACCGGTGGAACGATTCTTGGTAGGTCTGGAATAAGATCAGCGTTTGCCACAGGCCGAGGTTCAATTGTTGTACAAGGTAAAACTCATATAGAAGATCTGCCGCAAGATAGGCAAGCAATAGTTATTGACGAAATACCTTACCAGGTAAATAAAGTAAAATTAATTGAGAAAATAGGTGAACTCGTAAAAGAGAAGAAAATTGATGGCATAACTGAAATCCGGGATGAGTCCGATAAGTCCGGCATTAGGGTAGTGATTGATCTTAGGAAAAATACCGCAGCAGATTTCATACTGAATCAAATATTGGGCCTTACTCCCCTAAGAAGTAGCTTTAGTGTTAACACTTTGGTTCTCAGCAACAACAGACCTGCTTTGATGTCATTGAAAGGAATCATAGCTGCTTTTGTTGACTTTAGAAAAGAAGTACTAATCAGGAGAACGGAATTTCGTCTAAGAAAAACGAGGGAAAGAGCTCATATATACATAGGGCTCTATATTGCAGTCTTGAGCATAGATGAAGTGATAAAAATCATCCGTGGTGCAAAAGATCCTGAGGAAGCAAGCAAAGAGCTTTTAAATAAGGAGTGGAAGACTTCAGCGGAAATAAACACGATTATTAGCTTGATTTCAGACAGTGAGAGCTTTTTAAAAGACGGAGTGTACAGATTAACTGAGCTGCAGACGAAGGCTATTCTTGACATGAAATTGCAACGCTTAACAGGTCTTGAAAAAGGCAAATTAGAAGCTGAGCTAAATTCAATGATCAGCCTGATAAAAGAATATATCGCTTTTCTTGGCTCGGAAGAGAAATTGATGAAAGAAATAAAAAATAATTTACAAGAAATAAAGAACAGATTTGCCGTGCCGCGAAAAACTTCAATAGAAGAATCAGATGTAGACATTGAAGCTGAAGATCTCATTCCACAAGAGGATATGGTGGTAACCGTAACTATGAATGGTTACATTAAGCGCGTGAAGCTTTCTCACTATAGAACTCAGCGTCGTGGTGGAAAAGGAAAGCTGGGACAGGGATTAAAGGAAGAAGATGTAACCACGAAATTGTTTGTTGGAAATACCCACACTAGCCTTTTATTCTTTTCTAATATTGGCAGAGTTTACAGGTTAAAGGTTTATAAATTACCTCTTGCAGAGCCAACAGCACGTGGAAGAGCGCTTGTCAATGTATTTCCTCTCACTGAAGGTGAAACTATAACTAACATCATGCCGCTCCCAAGTGAGAATGATGAAAATCAGAATATAGTCTTTGCTACTGCTCATGGAAACATAAGGCGTAACTCCTTAGCAGATTTTCACTATATTCCAAGTAATGGAAAGATAGCAATCAAGCTCGATGAAGGAGACAAATTAGTATCGGTTAAAGTATGCAACGAAATTGATCACGTTTTACTTTCAACGACGCTTGGAAAAAGCATCAGATTTGTTGTAAGTGATGTTCGCCAATTCAAAAGCCGCAATTCAGATGGTGTAAGAGGCATCAAACTTGTAAAGAGCGACAGCGTGATATCCATGACCATACTAAACGGTATAGGTGTCACAACAGAAACAAAAGAACTTTACCTAAAAGTTCCACTTGCAAAAAGACTAGAAGCTGCTACTAACAATGCCGTTGATTCTAAGTTAGAAAAGACTTTGAACGATTTGGGAATAGACAGTGAATTATTCTTAAAACTTGCGATGAATGAGGAGTTTATACTAACCATTACCGAAAATGGATTTGGTAAAAGAACTTCTGCGTATGAGTACAGAGTAACCAATAGGGGTGGTGTTGGTATCACCAATATTCTTACTACCAGCAGAAATGGTAGTGTCGTTGCTAGTTTTCCAGTTGAGCAGGGTGACAATATAATGCTCATTACAGATAAAGGAAAGTTAATTCGCATTTCAGTGGATGATATTAGAATCACAGGACGTAGCACTCAGGGAGTTACCTTATTTAAAACAGAGAGTAAAGAAAAGGTGGTATCAGCAGCAAAAATTGAAGATCCTGGTTCCACTGAAGATAGCACTTCTGAAGAAGTCGGAAACTCTGTCTCCTCTGAGCTGTAG
- a CDS encoding Heme exporter protein C: MFLLKPTHLSYFSKKALPWLGAACFVCFLVGVFLALFFSPEDYKQGEIVRIMYLHVPSAWLSLGIYGLIAALSFTSLVWNNSIASVLAHAAAPAGTVFSAICLITGSIWGKGTWGTWWVWDARLTSMLILFFLYVGYLSLWSAFDNEERAKKSAAVFAIFSAVNIPIVKFSVNLWATLHQPASILRKGGVAIEGSLLLPLIAMFVFCATFFLVVWTLYSLHLINLYKIKREISARY; this comes from the coding sequence ATGTTTTTACTAAAACCTACACATCTCTCTTATTTTTCCAAAAAAGCTTTGCCTTGGCTTGGGGCTGCGTGTTTCGTATGTTTTTTAGTTGGAGTATTTCTAGCTTTATTCTTCTCTCCAGAAGATTATAAACAAGGAGAAATTGTACGAATTATGTATCTTCACGTGCCTTCTGCATGGCTTTCTCTTGGAATATATGGATTAATTGCAGCGCTCAGCTTCACCTCCTTAGTGTGGAATAACAGCATTGCTAGCGTTTTGGCCCATGCAGCCGCTCCTGCAGGAACAGTCTTTTCTGCAATATGCTTAATCACGGGTAGCATCTGGGGGAAAGGAACCTGGGGCACTTGGTGGGTATGGGATGCAAGGCTCACTTCAATGTTGATCTTATTTTTCCTATACGTTGGATACCTTTCGCTGTGGAGCGCTTTTGATAATGAAGAAAGAGCTAAAAAATCAGCAGCAGTATTTGCCATCTTTAGTGCTGTAAATATCCCCATAGTAAAATTTTCCGTGAACTTGTGGGCTACTCTCCACCAGCCAGCGAGTATTCTCAGAAAAGGTGGAGTAGCGATAGAAGGTTCTCTACTGCTGCCATTAATTGCAATGTTTGTATTTTGCGCCACATTTTTTTTAGTAGTATGGACACTCTATTCACTTCACCTGATTAATTTGTATAAGATAAAGAGAGAAATTAGTGCGCGGTATTAG
- a CDS encoding Sec-independent protein translocase protein TatC produces the protein MNKNPNRYASFYEHFAELRRRVIFCFLFFCIAFGFCYYFKESIYRFLLAPLIEVTKDSDDFSLIYTDLTEAFFVYLRVALMSALLFSFPVFAWQFYMFLAPGLYKSERAVLLPYLIATPVLFITGAAVVYYYIFPLAWKFFIAFEHSGKSFGIPIEFMPSVSEYLDLVLQFMFAFGTAFQIPVILTLMVRVGLLTAQSLSNKRRIAIVVIFIIAAILTPPDVLSQVGLAVPMLILYELSILVCRYIEKKKTRNNA, from the coding sequence ATGAATAAGAACCCAAACAGATATGCTTCATTTTATGAGCACTTTGCAGAACTCAGGAGGAGGGTTATTTTTTGCTTTCTATTTTTTTGCATTGCTTTTGGTTTTTGCTACTACTTTAAAGAAAGCATATACCGTTTTTTACTTGCACCTTTAATAGAAGTTACAAAAGATAGCGATGATTTTTCTCTAATCTATACAGACTTAACAGAGGCGTTTTTTGTATATCTCCGAGTTGCGTTAATGAGCGCGCTTTTGTTTTCTTTTCCCGTGTTTGCATGGCAATTCTATATGTTTTTAGCACCTGGCTTATACAAAAGCGAAAGGGCAGTGCTGTTGCCATACTTGATTGCAACACCAGTTTTGTTTATAACGGGAGCCGCGGTGGTTTATTACTACATATTTCCTTTAGCCTGGAAGTTTTTTATAGCTTTCGAACATAGCGGCAAATCTTTCGGTATACCAATAGAGTTTATGCCATCAGTCAGTGAATATTTAGACCTTGTTCTCCAATTCATGTTTGCGTTTGGTACTGCATTTCAAATTCCAGTCATACTCACGCTAATGGTCAGGGTTGGGCTGCTTACCGCGCAAAGCTTGTCGAACAAGCGCAGGATTGCGATAGTGGTGATTTTTATTATTGCTGCAATCTTAACTCCACCCGATGTATTGAGCCAAGTAGGACTTGCTGTACCAATGTTGATTCTATACGAATTGTCCATTTTAGTTTGCAGATATATTGAGAAGAAGAAAACAAGGAATAATGCTTGA
- a CDS encoding Glyceraldehyde-3-phosphate dehydrogenase 2 produces MKIRVGVNGLGRIGRSVLRAIFEIEKYNKQIEVVAVNGSLSAEQHAHLIKYDSVHGKFSGNVDFNESENWISINGRKFSLYRERSPENIPWNVDVVLECTGAFNRYAEATGHNATKIIVSAPVLDADVTIVYGVNNDMLKKEHKVISAGSCTTNCLAPVVQVIHSNLGIKSGFMTTIHAYTNDQNILDGNHRDLRRARACGLSMIPTTTGAAKTIGSVIPKLKGKLDGTAIRVPVSNVSLVDFKFTTDKRAIAEEINEIFENSTNDVLSVCKEPLVSIDFVHNPYSAIIDLAGTYVTGDICRVAAWYDNEWAFSLRMLDIALLCYNRV; encoded by the coding sequence ATGAAAATTCGTGTAGGGGTTAACGGTCTTGGCAGAATAGGCAGAAGTGTATTGCGTGCTATTTTCGAAATAGAAAAATATAATAAGCAGATAGAAGTTGTGGCAGTGAACGGGTCACTCAGTGCTGAGCAGCATGCACATTTGATAAAGTATGATTCCGTTCATGGTAAATTCAGTGGTAATGTTGATTTTAACGAGTCTGAAAATTGGATTTCTATAAATGGCAGAAAATTTTCTCTGTATAGAGAACGGAGCCCTGAAAATATCCCTTGGAATGTTGATGTAGTGCTTGAATGCACAGGTGCATTTAACAGATATGCTGAAGCAACAGGGCATAATGCGACAAAAATAATTGTCTCTGCTCCAGTTTTAGATGCCGATGTAACTATAGTTTATGGTGTGAATAACGATATGCTCAAAAAAGAGCATAAAGTGATATCAGCTGGCTCTTGTACTACAAATTGTCTGGCTCCGGTTGTGCAGGTTATACACTCCAATTTAGGTATAAAAAGCGGCTTCATGACTACTATACACGCCTATACGAATGATCAAAATATTCTCGACGGTAATCACAGGGACTTGCGCAGAGCAAGGGCTTGTGGTTTATCTATGATACCAACAACAACTGGAGCAGCAAAAACAATTGGTTCTGTCATTCCTAAGTTAAAAGGAAAGCTAGATGGCACTGCCATCAGAGTTCCGGTTAGCAATGTTTCTCTGGTTGATTTTAAATTTACAACCGATAAGAGAGCAATAGCTGAAGAAATAAATGAAATATTTGAGAATTCAACAAACGATGTGCTTTCTGTGTGCAAGGAACCTTTAGTTTCAATAGACTTTGTTCATAACCCCTATAGTGCGATTATAGATCTAGCCGGTACATACGTCACAGGTGATATTTGTAGAGTTGCGGCGTGGTACGATAATGAATGGGCTTTTTCGCTAAGAATGTTAGACATAGCATTATTGTGCTATAATAGAGTATGA
- a CDS encoding Phenylalanine--tRNA ligase beta subunit, whose protein sequence is MKFMLSWLLEHLETNASLEEITDKLTHIGLEVEDVIDNAKLAGFVVAKVLEVAPHPNADKLKLCKVDDGSKVLQIVCGANNVRVGMKTVLASLGSTLPESDFTIKPAKIRGVLSEGMLCSASELALIHEESEGIIELSDDYKVGNKFFNCDPVIDINVTPNRGDCLGVYGIARDLAATGIGTLKALNIPQLTCSISSPINVKVTDGESFISGMYIANVKNKESPKWLKDRLQLIGMRSISAIVDITNYIMISFGRPMHAYDAKKIEEELVVRKANSGEKFTGLNGKEYLLNKDISVISDNKNIHAIAGIIGGKCSECTLETTDIFLESAWFDPISTTKSSRQLGISTDSSYRFARSVDPGFTLDGLSLAAWMILELCGGEASSVVSAGSLDRADTKVNFDYQDINKFGSVSVSPDETFDILTKLGFSIDKKTENNWSVQVPSWRPDVTISADLVEEVVRIYGYDTIKEEPLTGNIETETSAHDDLRILMTSRGFHEVFTWSFMSEPTAEKFGYSDKLFIIDNPFNNNFNIMRPSIIPNLLQVIADNIAHGTSDLAIFEIGPVYDSLNQPKYVLSGIRSGSNLPRNHYNTDRKIDVFDAKADLITALEFFNVNCDNLTIERAEKEYYHPGKSGALSFRSKIVGHFGELHPSILDFFDIKQKVVGFELILEDIGNLPVSRKKFTDYKYQSVKRDFAFIVNKDVAAGNIINIVKKSSELITEVLVFDVYHGNNMEPNKMSIALSVTFCSPTHTLTEEEIQKESSAIVNLVCENTGGILRYS, encoded by the coding sequence ATGAAATTCATGTTATCTTGGTTGCTAGAGCACTTAGAAACCAATGCTAGTTTAGAAGAAATTACCGATAAGTTAACCCATATAGGACTGGAAGTAGAAGATGTAATCGACAATGCCAAGTTGGCTGGATTTGTTGTTGCAAAAGTATTAGAAGTCGCACCCCATCCAAATGCTGATAAATTAAAACTATGTAAAGTAGACGATGGAAGTAAAGTCCTGCAGATAGTCTGCGGAGCAAATAACGTCAGAGTAGGCATGAAAACTGTACTTGCATCTCTTGGTAGCACATTGCCAGAAAGTGATTTTACAATTAAGCCCGCAAAAATACGAGGAGTGCTAAGTGAAGGGATGCTCTGCTCTGCTTCTGAACTTGCGCTGATTCACGAGGAAAGTGAAGGAATAATCGAGCTTTCTGATGATTATAAAGTAGGAAATAAATTTTTCAATTGCGATCCTGTAATTGATATAAACGTTACTCCAAACCGTGGAGATTGCCTAGGCGTTTACGGAATAGCCCGCGATTTGGCAGCAACTGGAATTGGAACATTGAAGGCTTTAAACATTCCACAACTTACCTGCTCTATAAGTTCACCGATCAACGTTAAAGTCACCGACGGGGAGAGCTTCATTAGTGGGATGTATATTGCCAATGTAAAAAACAAAGAGAGTCCAAAATGGCTAAAAGATAGGCTGCAATTGATAGGGATGCGCTCTATTTCTGCAATAGTTGATATTACTAATTACATTATGATATCTTTTGGCCGCCCAATGCACGCATATGATGCAAAAAAGATAGAGGAAGAGCTCGTAGTACGCAAAGCAAATAGCGGAGAAAAATTTACTGGTTTAAATGGTAAAGAATACTTACTAAACAAAGACATAAGCGTTATTTCTGATAATAAAAATATTCATGCAATTGCTGGAATTATAGGTGGCAAGTGTAGCGAGTGTACGCTTGAAACTACTGATATCTTTTTAGAGTCTGCTTGGTTTGACCCTATCTCTACTACTAAATCTTCAAGGCAGCTTGGCATCTCCACAGATTCAAGCTACAGATTTGCACGTTCAGTCGACCCTGGATTCACCCTTGATGGACTAAGTCTTGCAGCTTGGATGATTTTAGAGTTGTGTGGTGGAGAAGCCTCAAGTGTGGTGTCTGCTGGCAGTTTGGATAGAGCTGACACCAAAGTGAACTTTGATTATCAAGATATCAACAAGTTTGGAAGCGTGTCTGTATCGCCTGACGAAACATTCGATATTTTAACAAAACTAGGGTTCAGCATTGATAAAAAAACTGAAAATAATTGGAGTGTACAAGTACCAAGCTGGAGGCCAGACGTAACCATATCGGCTGATCTAGTTGAAGAGGTAGTGAGAATATATGGCTATGATACAATAAAGGAAGAGCCACTAACAGGAAATATTGAGACAGAAACCAGTGCGCACGATGATTTGCGCATTTTAATGACAAGTAGAGGATTTCATGAAGTATTCACTTGGTCATTTATGAGTGAACCAACAGCTGAAAAGTTTGGTTACTCAGATAAGTTGTTTATCATCGATAATCCATTTAATAACAACTTCAATATAATGAGACCAAGCATCATACCAAATTTATTGCAAGTCATCGCAGATAATATTGCCCATGGAACGTCTGATCTTGCAATTTTTGAAATTGGACCAGTGTACGATAGTCTCAATCAGCCTAAGTATGTTTTAAGTGGAATTAGGTCAGGAAGTAATTTGCCAAGAAACCATTATAACACTGATAGGAAAATAGATGTTTTTGATGCAAAGGCTGACCTTATAACGGCTTTGGAATTCTTTAATGTCAATTGTGATAATTTAACGATAGAGAGAGCAGAAAAAGAATATTACCATCCAGGAAAGTCAGGTGCCTTATCTTTTAGAAGTAAAATAGTTGGTCATTTTGGGGAACTGCATCCAAGCATACTGGATTTTTTTGATATCAAGCAAAAAGTTGTAGGCTTTGAGTTGATATTAGAAGATATCGGAAATTTACCTGTAAGTAGAAAAAAGTTTACCGATTATAAATATCAAAGTGTAAAACGCGACTTTGCATTTATTGTAAATAAAGATGTAGCAGCAGGTAATATAATCAATATAGTGAAAAAAAGTTCAGAACTCATCACGGAGGTTTTAGTGTTTGATGTATACCATGGAAATAATATGGAACCGAATAAGATGTCCATAGCGTTGTCAGTTACTTTCTGCTCTCCAACTCACACTTTAACCGAAGAGGAAATCCAAAAAGAATCGAGTGCTATAGTTAACTTAGTGTGTGAAAATACTGGAGGGATTTTGAGGTATAGCTAA
- a CDS encoding dCTP deaminase — MAVMPDKWIKEKAENFGMIEPFVDHKSSKGVISFGLSSYGYDARVGNKFKIFTNVNSAVVDPKNFSENSFIDKETDICIIPPNSFALASTVEYFRIPRNVLVICVGKSTYARCGIIVNVTPLEPGWEGHVTLEFSNTTPLPAKIYANEGACQFVFLSGESECEKSYDDMKGKYMKQCGITLPLVK; from the coding sequence ATGGCGGTTATGCCGGATAAATGGATAAAAGAAAAAGCTGAAAACTTTGGAATGATAGAGCCTTTTGTGGATCACAAAAGCAGTAAAGGTGTTATATCTTTTGGACTATCATCTTATGGGTATGACGCGAGAGTTGGCAACAAATTCAAGATTTTTACTAACGTTAATTCAGCCGTGGTGGACCCTAAGAATTTTTCCGAGAATAGTTTTATAGATAAGGAAACAGATATATGCATAATTCCGCCAAACAGCTTTGCACTTGCAAGTACAGTTGAATATTTTCGTATACCAAGAAATGTACTAGTTATTTGTGTCGGTAAATCAACTTATGCAAGGTGTGGGATTATAGTAAACGTTACTCCTTTGGAGCCTGGATGGGAAGGTCATGTCACACTCGAATTCTCAAACACTACTCCACTTCCTGCAAAAATTTACGCTAATGAAGGAGCGTGCCAATTTGTGTTTTTAAGTGGTGAAAGCGAGTGTGAAAAATCATATGATGACATGAAAGGAAAGTATATGAAGCAGTGCGGTATTACTTTACCACTGGTGAAGTGA